The proteins below come from a single Gimesia alba genomic window:
- a CDS encoding cryptochrome/DNA photolyase family protein, with product MNVPEIRIRQLNQAPLRGDGDYVLYWMIANRRTRYNYSLQHAVELSQALNKPLLVFEALRCGYEWASDRLHKFIIKGMAANQKSLKDSAATYYPYVEPESGHGSGLLKALAANACAVVTDDFPCFFIPRMLQQIAPRLPVSLEAIDSNGLLPMRAASQIYPTAYAFRRFLHKKLPPHLLERPQANPLARIKLPPLKQIPTKILERWPQATEKTLQATPETLAELPIDHQVGPSVFNGGMDAAKARLKQFLDKRFDRYLDERNLPEEDVTSGFSPYLHFGHISAHEIFDQIINHEHWTIEKVLDQKATGKRAGWWNMSETAEAFLDQLITWRELGYNMCWQRADYDQYESLPDWAQKTLEAHARDPRDPCYTRDEFENAETHDELWNAAQTQLVTEGRLHNYMRMVWGKKILHWSASPQEALLTMIHLNNKYAVDGRNPNSYSGIFWCLGRYDRAWGPERPIFGKIRYMCSKNTARKFSVSGYLERYSREPRQGQLFD from the coding sequence ATGAACGTCCCGGAAATTCGTATACGACAACTCAATCAGGCACCACTAAGAGGAGACGGCGATTATGTTCTCTACTGGATGATCGCCAATCGTCGCACCCGTTATAACTATAGTTTGCAGCATGCCGTCGAATTGAGTCAGGCCTTAAACAAACCGCTGCTGGTTTTCGAGGCGTTGCGTTGCGGCTACGAATGGGCCAGCGACCGCCTTCACAAGTTCATCATCAAGGGCATGGCCGCGAATCAGAAGAGTCTCAAAGATTCAGCCGCCACCTATTATCCCTACGTCGAACCCGAGTCTGGTCATGGCTCAGGGCTGCTGAAAGCATTGGCTGCGAATGCGTGTGCCGTCGTCACAGATGACTTTCCCTGCTTCTTCATCCCCCGCATGCTGCAGCAGATTGCGCCACGGTTGCCGGTGAGTCTGGAAGCCATTGATTCGAACGGCCTATTACCCATGCGGGCGGCTTCCCAGATTTATCCGACCGCCTACGCCTTTCGCCGATTCCTGCATAAGAAATTGCCGCCTCATTTACTGGAGAGACCTCAGGCCAATCCCCTGGCCCGCATCAAGCTGCCCCCACTCAAGCAGATCCCGACGAAGATCCTTGAACGCTGGCCGCAGGCTACTGAGAAAACATTGCAGGCAACGCCGGAAACGCTGGCTGAGCTCCCCATTGACCATCAGGTTGGCCCTTCCGTTTTTAATGGAGGCATGGACGCTGCGAAAGCCAGGTTGAAGCAGTTTCTTGATAAACGGTTCGACCGCTATCTCGATGAACGAAATTTGCCTGAAGAAGACGTCACCAGCGGCTTCTCTCCTTATCTGCATTTTGGCCACATCTCGGCTCATGAAATTTTCGATCAGATTATCAACCACGAACATTGGACGATAGAGAAAGTGCTCGATCAGAAAGCCACCGGGAAGCGGGCCGGCTGGTGGAACATGAGCGAAACCGCCGAGGCCTTTCTCGATCAACTCATCACCTGGCGCGAGCTGGGTTATAACATGTGCTGGCAGCGTGCCGATTATGATCAATATGAGTCACTGCCCGACTGGGCACAAAAGACATTGGAAGCACACGCCCGCGATCCGCGTGATCCCTGTTATACGCGGGATGAATTTGAAAATGCAGAGACGCATGACGAATTATGGAATGCTGCCCAGACACAACTCGTCACCGAAGGCCGCCTGCATAATTACATGCGAATGGTCTGGGGTAAAAAAATTCTACACTGGTCAGCCTCTCCTCAAGAAGCATTACTGACGATGATTCATCTCAACAACAAATACGCGGTCGATGGTCGTAATCCGAATTCTTACAGCGGTATCTTCTGGTGTTTGGGCCGCTATGATCGGGCCTGGGGACCGGAACGCCCCATCTTCGGAAAAATCCGCTATATGTGCAGCAAAAACACGGCTCGAAAATTCAGCGTGTCCGGTTATCTCGAACGCTATAGCCGGGAACCGCGACAGGGGCAATTGTTCGATTGA
- a CDS encoding helix-turn-helix domain-containing protein — MRICITLDVMLARRKVTSRDLARHVGITEQNLSLLKSGKVKGIRFATLEKICEFLECQPGDILRYEVDSQSQAA; from the coding sequence ATGCGAATTTGTATTACACTGGATGTGATGCTGGCCCGACGCAAGGTGACGTCGCGCGATCTGGCCCGTCATGTGGGAATCACCGAGCAGAATCTTTCTCTGCTGAAATCGGGAAAGGTGAAAGGGATTCGGTTTGCGACTCTGGAAAAGATCTGCGAGTTTCTGGAGTGTCAGCCAGGGGATATTCTACGGTATGAAGTCGATTCACAAAGTCAGGCAGCCTGA
- a CDS encoding leucine-rich repeat domain-containing protein, which yields MNLKRQRFNKWHVLLALLLCGGASALFFKEDQLSLAKEQLKAKGFTVKPSYRRRRNPIDSSIHDLKGLLKIEEIEVYRSVWYKEQEALEVTAELEILAPYIDHLSCGTTKIRDCDAPIIGKMHQLKHLELYGPDLSNRGVSHLCNLKDLEWFVLDAPQVTDEGLNWLHQCHQLWWLILPDAKITGTTLKQISNTSELLTLDISNTLVESSDLHYLTELPKLRRLILTGTQIDDSAGRYFKEMTGLSSLVLKQTKVGDDFCQQLTVLPKLESLELDDTSITDQGVQTLLAGCPELKRLSIRNCNISGKAFTAVKSRPIKLEQLSVTGTKLTGEEIFNILNDHESLESIGYNSKNIDPQIVKQINSIREARLHRSLYGQ from the coding sequence GTGAATTTGAAACGACAACGCTTCAATAAATGGCATGTGTTACTCGCACTTTTGCTCTGCGGAGGGGCGTCGGCGCTCTTCTTCAAAGAAGACCAGCTTTCACTCGCGAAAGAGCAACTCAAGGCCAAAGGATTTACCGTCAAACCATCTTATCGCCGCCGTCGTAATCCCATCGACAGTTCGATACACGATCTCAAAGGATTATTAAAAATCGAAGAGATCGAAGTTTACCGTTCGGTCTGGTACAAAGAACAGGAAGCCCTGGAAGTCACCGCGGAACTCGAGATACTAGCTCCCTATATTGATCACTTAAGTTGTGGGACAACGAAAATTCGAGACTGTGATGCACCTATCATCGGTAAAATGCATCAATTGAAACATTTAGAGCTGTATGGCCCGGACTTGAGTAACCGGGGAGTCTCTCACCTCTGTAACCTGAAAGATCTCGAATGGTTTGTACTCGATGCTCCACAGGTAACTGACGAAGGCCTCAACTGGCTACACCAATGCCATCAACTCTGGTGGCTGATCCTGCCTGATGCGAAAATCACGGGGACTACACTCAAACAGATCTCTAACACCTCTGAACTGCTGACATTGGATATCAGCAATACCCTGGTTGAATCATCGGATCTGCATTACCTGACGGAGCTTCCCAAATTAAGAAGGCTGATTCTTACCGGAACGCAGATCGACGATAGTGCCGGGCGATATTTCAAAGAAATGACTGGCCTCAGCTCTTTAGTGCTAAAACAAACCAAAGTAGGTGATGATTTCTGCCAGCAGTTGACAGTGCTTCCTAAATTAGAATCTTTGGAACTTGATGACACATCGATCACCGATCAAGGCGTGCAGACTCTGCTCGCAGGTTGTCCTGAATTGAAAAGGCTTTCGATTCGAAACTGCAATATCTCAGGCAAAGCCTTTACTGCGGTAAAATCAAGGCCAATCAAACTGGAACAATTATCGGTCACCGGTACAAAATTAACTGGCGAGGAGATATTCAACATCCTGAATGATCATGAATCCCTTGAATCGATCGGTTATAATTCCAAAAACATTGATCCCCAAATCGTCAAACAGATCAATTCGATCAGAGAAGCAAGACTGCATCGGAGTCTATATGGTCAATAA
- a CDS encoding DUF2975 domain-containing protein translates to MASKDRTRTVCQLLYYFIVVSLFVVPTLLVWVWFYADRMVAANGMIPADAISFPLSVSSKCFLVLMTAIVGAPTYWGLFALRRFLKACCAEDYLSKQNSRYLKRFAFGLIGTALLSPVSGAILSVLLTMHNPPGKKMLAIGISSNQITLAAVGGLLFVLANLLKRASLIADENAQII, encoded by the coding sequence ATGGCGTCGAAAGATCGAACACGAACCGTTTGTCAGCTGCTCTATTATTTCATTGTGGTGTCGTTATTTGTCGTTCCCACCTTACTGGTGTGGGTCTGGTTTTATGCGGATCGCATGGTGGCTGCGAACGGAATGATCCCGGCCGACGCGATTTCATTCCCGTTGAGCGTCTCTTCCAAATGTTTCCTGGTTCTCATGACGGCGATCGTTGGCGCGCCCACTTATTGGGGTTTGTTTGCCTTGCGTCGTTTTCTGAAGGCCTGTTGTGCCGAGGACTATTTGAGTAAACAGAACAGCCGGTATCTGAAACGTTTCGCTTTCGGTCTCATCGGGACGGCTCTGTTGTCACCCGTTTCGGGCGCGATTTTGAGCGTCCTGTTGACGATGCATAATCCGCCGGGAAAGAAAATGCTGGCGATTGGGATCAGCTCGAATCAAATTACCCTGGCTGCGGTGGGAGGCTTACTGTTTGTGCTGGCGAATTTACTTAAACGGGCCAGCCTGATCGCGGATGAAAATGCCCAGATTATTTAA
- a CDS encoding class I SAM-dependent methyltransferase — MRRVFFLRSPVVARDLFRGTVPYYVRYRVPYPDPLLNRILDLTVAPGRGRLLDLGCGTGELAVRLSPSFQETIAVDPNQEMLAAAKQLAHELKLPNIQWHHQRAEEFSADAASFDLVTIGAAYHWMDRPIIASRVHEWLKPGQPLVIFGYSSIWRGTMDWQLLVCSVIKKWLGAKRRAGLGEYNDAADPHELVLIQAGYTLDEIEYQHPHTWTLDELIGNLYSTSFASPAVLGDKQTAFEADLRKTLLDYDNGGTYQEEMTFYALLATPY, encoded by the coding sequence ATGCGTCGAGTTTTTTTTCTGCGGAGTCCGGTTGTGGCCAGAGACCTGTTTCGGGGAACCGTCCCTTATTATGTTCGCTATCGAGTTCCTTATCCGGATCCATTGTTGAACCGGATTCTGGACCTGACCGTTGCCCCTGGTCGGGGACGACTGCTGGATTTAGGTTGCGGCACCGGTGAACTCGCAGTACGGCTGTCTCCTTCGTTTCAAGAAACCATCGCTGTGGACCCGAATCAGGAAATGTTAGCGGCAGCGAAACAGTTAGCACATGAGCTCAAACTCCCCAATATCCAGTGGCACCATCAACGTGCCGAAGAGTTTTCCGCCGATGCTGCTTCATTTGATCTTGTAACGATCGGCGCGGCCTATCATTGGATGGATCGCCCCATCATCGCATCCCGCGTACATGAATGGTTGAAACCAGGGCAGCCACTAGTCATTTTCGGATACTCCAGCATCTGGAGAGGCACCATGGACTGGCAGCTCCTTGTGTGTAGCGTGATTAAAAAATGGCTGGGAGCCAAACGACGTGCCGGTTTGGGCGAGTATAACGACGCAGCTGATCCACATGAACTGGTACTGATCCAAGCCGGCTATACTCTGGATGAGATCGAATATCAGCATCCGCACACCTGGACGCTCGACGAACTGATCGGCAACTTGTACTCGACATCGTTTGCTTCTCCCGCCGTTCTGGGAGACAAACAAACCGCATTCGAAGCCGACCTGCGGAAAACACTGCTCGACTATGATAATGGCGGTACGTATCAGGAAGAAATGACGTTCTACGCGCTTCTGGCAACCCCGTACTAA
- a CDS encoding PQQ-binding-like beta-propeller repeat protein, with product MQSQLLAHLFCSFLLIGFIPAISAGDETTAQSWSQWRGPNRDGSISHTKLPESLTEDRLKQIWRVNLSPSYSGPIVSEDKVFVTETVDQKTEVVRALDRKTGKELWKQGWPGSMSVPFFAKANGDWIRATPALDGNRLFVAGIRDVLVCLGANSGKVLWRIDFVKETGADPPAFGFASSPLVVGDAVYVQAGGGFCKVDQQTGKIVWRILEDGGGMSGSAFSSPFFTSLNGVPQIIVQTRTTLASVDPKQGTVYWKQHIPAFRGMNILTPTVIDDSIFTSSYGGGSFLFTSSKNESGWNLEQKWTSKTQAYMSSPNIIDGYLYLHLRNQRFTCLDLKTGVVRWTTTPFGKYWSTITDGEKILALDQKGDLLLIRANPEKFDLIDRRKVADDSWAHIAISGNEILIRDLNHLTLYRWE from the coding sequence ATGCAATCGCAACTTTTGGCTCACCTCTTCTGTTCATTCCTGCTAATTGGCTTCATCCCTGCTATTTCAGCAGGAGATGAGACGACTGCACAATCGTGGTCACAATGGCGTGGTCCGAATCGGGATGGATCAATTTCCCACACAAAGCTGCCAGAGAGTCTCACAGAAGATCGGCTGAAACAAATCTGGCGCGTGAATTTGAGTCCGAGTTACTCAGGTCCGATTGTTAGTGAAGACAAAGTCTTTGTCACTGAAACCGTGGATCAGAAAACCGAAGTCGTGCGTGCCCTGGATCGCAAGACGGGTAAGGAATTGTGGAAACAGGGCTGGCCGGGTTCCATGAGCGTTCCCTTCTTTGCCAAAGCCAACGGCGACTGGATTCGAGCGACGCCCGCATTGGATGGCAACCGACTGTTCGTTGCCGGTATTCGCGATGTGCTGGTGTGTCTTGGTGCCAACTCCGGTAAAGTTCTCTGGCGCATCGACTTTGTCAAAGAAACCGGAGCTGATCCACCTGCCTTTGGTTTCGCCTCTTCCCCGCTGGTTGTCGGCGATGCGGTGTATGTCCAGGCGGGCGGCGGATTTTGTAAGGTTGATCAACAAACAGGGAAAATCGTCTGGCGCATCCTCGAAGACGGGGGCGGCATGTCAGGCAGCGCGTTTTCTTCCCCATTTTTCACCAGTCTGAACGGCGTACCCCAAATTATCGTACAGACCCGCACCACATTGGCCAGCGTCGATCCCAAACAGGGAACTGTGTACTGGAAACAGCATATCCCCGCTTTCCGTGGAATGAATATTCTGACGCCCACCGTGATTGACGATTCCATCTTTACCAGCAGCTACGGCGGCGGTTCCTTTCTTTTCACAAGTTCCAAAAACGAATCCGGCTGGAACCTCGAGCAGAAATGGACCAGTAAAACACAAGCCTACATGTCTTCACCGAATATCATCGACGGATATCTGTATCTTCACCTGCGAAATCAGCGATTCACCTGCCTGGATCTGAAGACGGGCGTCGTACGCTGGACAACCACTCCCTTCGGCAAATACTGGAGCACTATTACCGATGGTGAAAAGATACTGGCTCTCGATCAAAAAGGGGACTTGTTGTTGATTCGAGCCAATCCTGAAAAGTTCGATCTCATCGACCGACGAAAAGTCGCCGATGATTCCTGGGCTCACATCGCTATCAGCGGGAATGAAATTCTCATTCGCGACTTAAATCACCTGACTCTTTATCGCTGGGAATAA
- a CDS encoding sulfatase-like hydrolase/transferase has protein sequence MQYQRFQLTAIQTLLAIMCLLCLQFTSHAADRAPGARPNLIVIMVDDMGYAGVSCFGNPYFKTPEIDRLAKEGLKLTDFHSSGTVCSPTRAGLLTGRYQQRAGIEAVIHPVSDHPEHRKGLRNTENTFAEPLRQAGYRTGLIGKWHQGYPHNSDEFHPDNHGFDTFIGYHSGNIDFISHVGDHVKHDWWHGRKETQEDGYSTHLINQYAMQFIKENQDQPFCLYVAHEAIHNPVQVPGDPVRRSEAEGWKRWKPANEAERIEKYRGMTLPVDEGVGQIREFLVKSGLDKNTFVLFFSDNGPSRDFPSGSPKWRGGKGSVYEGGHRVPAIAWWPGKIKAGTVSNVQAISIDVMPTLLGIAGVKQPEDRPLDGVDLAPVLFEQKTLPERPLFWASLSNRGGRSEAMRQGPWKLVVLHPRAKPGTFENEKLELYRLDQDPGEKNNLLKQEPQQAAKMLKQLKDWYRDTQSTATPQPGGWLSKGS, from the coding sequence GTGCAATACCAAAGATTTCAATTAACGGCAATTCAGACACTCTTAGCGATCATGTGTCTGCTCTGTTTGCAATTCACCTCGCACGCCGCCGATCGTGCACCGGGAGCTCGGCCCAATCTGATTGTGATCATGGTGGATGACATGGGCTATGCGGGAGTGAGTTGCTTCGGCAATCCCTATTTCAAAACGCCCGAAATTGATCGTCTAGCCAAAGAAGGTTTGAAACTGACCGACTTTCATTCTTCAGGAACGGTCTGTTCTCCCACGCGTGCCGGCCTGTTGACGGGCCGCTACCAGCAACGCGCGGGGATTGAAGCCGTGATTCATCCGGTGAGTGATCACCCCGAACACCGCAAGGGGTTGAGAAATACGGAAAACACGTTTGCAGAGCCGTTACGTCAGGCCGGTTATCGGACCGGGTTGATCGGGAAATGGCATCAGGGCTATCCGCATAACTCTGATGAGTTCCATCCCGACAATCATGGTTTTGATACGTTCATCGGTTATCACAGCGGCAACATCGATTTCATCAGTCATGTCGGCGATCACGTCAAGCACGACTGGTGGCACGGCCGCAAGGAAACACAGGAAGACGGCTATTCCACGCACCTCATCAATCAGTATGCAATGCAGTTTATTAAAGAGAACCAGGATCAACCCTTCTGCCTGTATGTCGCGCATGAAGCTATTCACAATCCCGTACAGGTGCCCGGCGATCCAGTCCGCCGTAGTGAAGCAGAGGGCTGGAAACGCTGGAAACCGGCGAACGAAGCAGAGCGGATTGAAAAGTATCGGGGGATGACGCTGCCCGTTGATGAAGGGGTGGGGCAGATTCGCGAATTTTTAGTGAAGTCCGGGCTCGACAAAAACACGTTTGTTTTATTTTTCTCAGACAATGGTCCCTCACGCGATTTCCCGAGCGGCAGTCCTAAGTGGCGGGGCGGCAAGGGGTCCGTTTATGAAGGCGGTCATCGAGTGCCAGCGATTGCCTGGTGGCCCGGAAAAATTAAAGCGGGCACCGTTTCGAATGTGCAGGCAATCAGCATTGATGTCATGCCGACACTGCTCGGGATCGCCGGTGTGAAACAACCCGAGGATCGTCCCCTGGATGGTGTGGATCTGGCTCCGGTTCTGTTCGAGCAGAAAACGCTGCCTGAGCGGCCTTTATTCTGGGCCTCATTGTCGAATCGAGGGGGGCGTTCCGAAGCGATGCGGCAAGGGCCGTGGAAGCTGGTCGTGTTGCACCCCCGTGCCAAGCCGGGCACATTTGAAAACGAAAAACTCGAACTCTATCGGCTCGATCAAGATCCCGGCGAGAAAAACAATTTGCTCAAACAGGAACCGCAGCAGGCTGCGAAAATGCTGAAGCAACTCAAGGACTGGTATCGTGATACACAGTCGACCGCTACGCCACAACCGGGGGGCTGGCTGTCGAAAGGGAGTTGA
- a CDS encoding VOC family protein, with the protein MKVHGVLETAIYVDDLQLAVDFYRRLFEFEIMAEDQRFCAMNAGDRSVFLIFKRGATHTAAHLEGGVIPPHDGSGPVHFAFAIERDDLKEWEERLITEGVEIESRVSWPRGGESLYFRDPDNHVLELATPGIWPIY; encoded by the coding sequence GTGAAAGTGCACGGCGTTCTGGAAACAGCCATTTATGTGGATGACCTGCAACTGGCGGTCGACTTCTATCGACGGCTGTTTGAGTTTGAAATCATGGCCGAAGACCAGCGGTTTTGTGCCATGAACGCGGGTGACCGCAGCGTCTTCCTGATCTTCAAGCGGGGCGCAACGCATACCGCGGCTCATCTGGAAGGGGGTGTGATTCCGCCACACGATGGATCGGGGCCCGTGCATTTCGCCTTTGCGATTGAACGCGACGATCTGAAAGAGTGGGAAGAACGGCTCATTACTGAGGGAGTCGAAATCGAAAGCCGCGTCAGCTGGCCTCGTGGCGGTGAAAGCCTCTACTTCCGTGATCCCGACAACCATGTCCTCGAACTCGCGACTCCCGGCATCTGGCCCATCTATTAG
- a CDS encoding bifunctional SulP family inorganic anion transporter/carbonic anhydrase — protein MDEARLSSYPLSYLPRDLTSGLVVFLVALPLCLGIALASGAPLFSGLLAGIIGGIVVGSISGSSTSVSGPAAGLTAIVIAQIAALGSFEAFLLAVLIGGLIQIGLGIVRAGSLSAFFPSSVIKGLLAAIGVILILKQIPHLLGHDTDPEGEMSFTQPDKQNTFSEILTLFEGDIHFGAAVVGLMSIVLLTTWGRVKLLKNSVIPGPLVVVLLGVSLHLLFQRLGGPWAIESSHLVQIPVAESANDLLTFLTFPDFSQWANPAIYLAGVTIAIVASLETLLNLEAVDKLDPENRNSPASRELLAQGVGNMVSGLVGGLPVTSVIVRGSVNVNSGAKTKVSCIFHGVLLLICVGLFPVYLNMIPLAALAAILFVTGFKLASPALFRQMWKEGRYQFAPFLITLLSIVFTDLLTGILIGLGVSVLFILNSSLRQPIRRIVETHLGGDILHIELANQVSFLNRAALDQLFNEAEPGTHMLIDASDTDYIDPDILSLIQEYKTKIGPARGVSVSLRGFRKKYQLHDEIQFADFSTRELQDRVTAEQVLEILREGNRRFYTGNRLSRDLGRQVNATAGEQNPIAVVLSCIDSRVPAELVLDLGIGDVLSVRVAGNVIGNKSLGSIEYGVAVAGVKLVLVLGHTRCGAVSSTVELMCDHHDTTQATGCSHLDSIVDELVPCVDEEACEHLNEMTPEEQELFIDEVARRNVYRSVHEITARSKVIRDLVEAGKVLVVGALYDVKSGEMEFFTEQSAEQETEESPQA, from the coding sequence ATGGATGAAGCCCGTCTTTCAAGTTACCCGCTTTCTTATCTGCCGCGCGATTTGACATCGGGGCTGGTGGTGTTTCTGGTGGCGCTTCCTTTATGTCTGGGAATTGCTTTGGCCTCCGGCGCACCGCTGTTCTCCGGGCTACTGGCCGGTATTATTGGCGGGATTGTGGTCGGTTCGATCAGTGGCTCCAGTACCAGTGTCAGTGGACCTGCTGCCGGTCTGACGGCGATTGTGATTGCTCAGATTGCAGCGCTGGGCTCCTTCGAAGCATTTCTGCTGGCGGTTCTGATTGGTGGTCTCATTCAGATCGGTCTGGGAATTGTCCGTGCCGGTTCACTGTCTGCCTTTTTCCCATCCAGTGTGATTAAAGGTTTGTTAGCGGCCATTGGAGTGATTCTGATTCTCAAACAGATTCCACACCTTTTAGGTCACGATACAGACCCGGAAGGGGAAATGTCATTTACGCAACCAGACAAGCAGAATACGTTCTCCGAAATTCTGACTCTGTTTGAAGGAGACATTCACTTTGGTGCAGCTGTCGTCGGACTCATGTCGATTGTGTTGCTGACAACCTGGGGCCGCGTCAAACTGCTGAAGAATTCGGTCATTCCTGGTCCCTTGGTAGTGGTACTATTGGGGGTGAGTCTGCATCTTCTGTTTCAACGACTTGGCGGACCCTGGGCCATTGAATCCAGTCACCTGGTGCAGATTCCGGTTGCCGAATCTGCTAATGACTTATTGACGTTTTTAACATTCCCCGATTTTTCCCAGTGGGCCAATCCGGCGATTTATCTGGCCGGTGTGACGATTGCCATTGTTGCTTCGCTGGAAACGTTATTGAATCTGGAAGCGGTTGACAAACTCGATCCCGAAAATCGCAATTCGCCCGCCAGTCGCGAACTGTTGGCTCAGGGAGTGGGCAATATGGTTTCCGGTCTGGTAGGGGGCTTGCCCGTGACATCGGTGATTGTCCGAGGTTCGGTGAATGTGAACTCGGGTGCCAAGACCAAGGTTTCCTGTATCTTTCATGGGGTATTGTTGCTGATTTGTGTGGGACTGTTTCCCGTCTATTTAAATATGATTCCGCTTGCTGCCCTGGCGGCGATTCTGTTCGTCACCGGATTTAAGCTGGCCAGTCCCGCTCTGTTTCGCCAGATGTGGAAGGAAGGCCGCTATCAGTTCGCTCCGTTTCTGATCACGCTATTGTCAATTGTATTTACTGACCTGCTGACGGGGATTCTGATTGGTCTGGGCGTGAGTGTGCTGTTTATTCTTAACAGTAGTCTGCGTCAGCCGATCCGACGGATTGTCGAAACGCACCTCGGGGGAGATATCCTGCATATTGAGCTCGCCAATCAGGTTAGTTTTTTGAACCGGGCGGCGTTGGATCAGCTGTTTAACGAGGCAGAACCGGGTACACATATGCTGATTGATGCCAGCGATACCGATTATATTGACCCTGATATTCTGAGTCTGATCCAGGAATATAAAACCAAAATCGGACCCGCGCGCGGTGTCTCTGTGAGTCTTCGCGGCTTTCGCAAAAAATATCAGCTGCATGATGAGATTCAATTTGCCGATTTTTCCACACGTGAATTACAGGATCGTGTGACGGCAGAGCAGGTACTGGAAATATTGCGCGAAGGGAACCGGCGTTTCTATACGGGCAATCGACTTTCACGCGATCTGGGGCGTCAGGTGAATGCGACGGCTGGGGAGCAGAACCCGATTGCCGTTGTGCTGAGCTGCATCGATTCCCGTGTGCCGGCTGAGTTGGTGCTGGATCTGGGGATTGGTGATGTTTTAAGTGTCCGTGTTGCCGGGAATGTGATCGGGAATAAATCACTGGGCAGCATTGAATACGGCGTCGCAGTCGCGGGAGTGAAACTGGTGTTAGTGCTGGGACACACGCGTTGTGGTGCCGTCTCGTCTACCGTAGAGCTGATGTGCGATCATCACGATACCACGCAGGCTACCGGTTGTTCGCACCTGGATTCCATCGTCGATGAACTGGTTCCCTGTGTGGACGAAGAAGCCTGCGAACATTTAAACGAGATGACTCCGGAAGAACAGGAACTGTTTATCGACGAAGTCGCCCGACGGAACGTCTATCGCAGTGTGCACGAAATCACCGCGCGCAGCAAAGTGATTCGCGATCTGGTTGAGGCCGGCAAGGTGCTGGTGGTCGGCGCATTGTATGACGTGAAAAGTGGCGAAATGGAATTTTTCACGGAACAGTCGGCGGAGCAGGAAACGGAAGAATCGCCTCAAGCCTGA